The Bacteroidia bacterium genome segment CTATAATTGGAATTTGGGGAAATTTAGGCAAAAAATACCACTGGAAAGATAGATTAGTAAAGTAATTATTTTAAAAACAAAATAGTTAGTTTTTATTCTATAATACTGATAACCAGGATATAAAATAAAAGTTAAGGTAGAAATTATTGAATACTATTATTGAAGCAGTTGGAAGTTTCAGATTAAAGTTAGAATTTAGCGGCTCGTATTGACGGGAATTATGGAAGTTCTCTTTTGGGTGTTATCATTATTTGGTTTAGCTGGTGGATTTGGCTTAATATTAAGCCGAAATCCTATGTATAGTGTACTTTTCTTAGTGCTGAATATGTTTTGCATAGCAGGGTTATATCTGCTACTTGAAGCTGAATTTTTAGCAATTATTCAGTTGATAGTTTATGCCGGAGCTATTATGGTACTATTTTTATTTGTGGTGATGTTATTAAACTTAGGCAAAGAAGACCCTACGGAATCTAAATTTGACATTACTAAGGGGTTAGCATTTATTTTAGGGATAGCTTTTTTAGGTGAAATGCTCTATATTCTTACCGGTGTCAGTAAAAGTATAAAGACAGACATTACTCCGTTTGAGTTTGGAAAGGTAGAATTGATTGGAAGATCATTGATGAGCAGCTATTTATTTCCCTTTGAGATGATTTCCGTTATTTTATTAGCGGCTCTTATGGGAGCTATTGTGATTGCTCGTAAACATAATTAACAACATGGATTTAGCGACTTATTCGTATTATTTTTTAGCTGTTAGCGCAGCTATGTTCTGCATTGGAGTAGTGGGGGTGCTCACTAAACGAAATGCGATTATCGTGTTTATGTGTGTAGAGTTAATGCTCAATGCCGTAAATTTATCTATGGTTACGTTTTCTCGAATACATAATAATGCAGCCGGAACAATGTTCGTCTTCTTTGTGATGTGTGTTGCAGCCGCTGAAGCAGTTGTGGGGCTTGCCATCATTATTGCATTATTTCGGAATAAGCAGGATATAGACATTAACAACGTAAATTTATTTAAGTGGTAATTATTTTTTAAGCAGTAAATTCAATGGAAGCACTTTTGCCACTCATCATATTATTGCCGTTTTTAGGCGCATCTGTAATAGGAATACTCGGTTTTATTTCTCCTAATTTTCGGAAACAAGAAAAATTAATTGGCGGCATAGCTACAGCTATGGTTGCGATACCCTTTTTGATTCTGGTCAGCACATTTTTGGGCTTTACGGGAGAGCCAATCAACTTCTCCCTCTTTTCTTGGATGAAAACCAAGAATTTAGATATTTCCTTTTCATACAATTTAGACCAATTATCATTATTGATGGGCATGATTGTAACTGGAGTTGGTTCGTTAATTCATTTATATTCAATTGGTTATATGCATCACGATAGAGGATTTTACAAGTTTTTCTTGTATTTGAATCTATTCATCTTTGCTATGTTAAACTTAGTGCTTGGGGATAATTTTGTAGTGCTATTTTTAGGTTGGGAAGGCGTTGGGGCGTGTTCTTATTTTCTAATTGGTTTTTGGTATGAAGATATGAATAAAGCTGCTGCTGCGCAGAAAGCCTTTGTAGCCAATAGGATAGGGGACTTTGCGCTTTTAGTTGCGATGTTTATCACCTTTCAAGTAGCCGGTTCTTTAAACTTTACCGCTTTAAATACAGCTACGTTGAGCCATGATGTTGCGTTTTGGATTGCGTTATGTACCTTTATTGCCGCAACGGGCAAGTCAGCGCAGATTCCGTTATATGTTTGGCTTCCGGATGCGATGGCCGGCCCAACACCCGTTTCTGCCTTAATCCACGCCGCAACAATGGTTACCTCCGGAATCTACTTGATAGCCCGAATATCACCAGTATTCCTGCAAGCACCGGAAGTAATGGTCTTAGTTGCCGTAGTAGGCGGCCTAACAGCTATATTAGCTGCCATGATTGCTATCGCCCAAAATGACATCAAGAAAGTATTGGCCTATTCTACGGTATCGCAACTTGGGTTTATGTTTATGGCCTTAGGAGCTGGAGCTTTTACCACAGCTATTTTCCACGTGATGACACACGCCTTCTTTAAAGCCTGTTTATTCTTAGGCTCAGGATCCGTTATCCATGCTATGGAACACGCCCACGCTGCAAAAGACCCACAAGATATACGAACCATGGGACACCTTGGGCACTATATGCCAAGCACCTCAAAGACATTCTGGATTTCAACAATAGCTATTGCCGGAATACCCGGACTATCCGGCTTCTTCTCCAAAGATGAAATACTTGGAAAAGTCTTTGCCGCAGGGCACGAATCTACAATGTACTATTTCGTGTGGCTGATAGGAGCATTAACGGCCTTATTAACAGCATTTTACATGACCAGAGTAACTTACCTAACCTTTAATGGAAAGGCTCGTTACGAGCAAAAAGATGCCCACCCACACGAATCTTCTCCGTTAATGACCATTCCATTATGGATATTAGCAGGCTTAGCAATCGTAGGCGGGTATCTTGGCTTACCCGAAATTATTGGACACGGACACTATAACTGGATAACCCACCATTGGCTCTCCGGCGAAGAAGCAAAACTCATCATTAACAGAACCTTACACGCATCCCTTGGTGTAGAAATCTTCCTCATTACGGCATCAATCCTAATTGCGTTTTTTGGAATGTTTTTAGCCTACCGCCTATATAGTAAATACGATATATCCGGAGAAGAAAAAGTTAAATCCTTTTTTGGAAAGCTATATAAAGTCATGGAAAATAAATTTTATGTAGATGAAATTTACAACTATTTAATAATACGCCCATTTGTTTATATTTCTGATAAAGGAGCATTCGCCTTTGACCAAAAAGTAGTGGATGGCTTAGTAAATGGAACCGCATTTGTTACAACTATTGCAGGGAATATTTTCAGACGACTACAAACAGGTATAGTACAAAATTATGCCTTGATGATGTTTATCGGCCTGTTGCTAATGTTGGTATTTTTGATGACATAATATTTGTAACAAAATACTATTCAAGCAATTTAATCACTTTTAAATAGCTGAATTTAAGTATTTGATTAAATTTGCTGCATGAGAAATAGGGCAAAACAGTTTGTAATAGTAGGATTATGCTTTTGGTCATCAGTATTATGGGTATGGGGGCAGTCTTTACCCATCCCAATGCCAATACAACTACCTACTAATAGTCCATATATTCAGGACTTTAACAATACCCCGGGAGATTCAGGGATATTATATCCAAGTGGTTGGATTGCATTTAATGGGAGGATTCCGAACCCTGTACTTTTACCTGGAACTTGGTTAACAATGCTTTCCGGAACATACAATTATGGAGGCAAAATCGGTATGCTTGGAGATAGTATCTCAAACAATCCGGGTTATTTTGTGTTGGCATTATGCAACACCGCAGAGTGTGCCGAAATGGCTATTTCTTATGACGTTGTAAAGCAATGGGAGGCCTTATTTGCTAATTCCCGCTTGGTATTAGAATATAGCATTGACGGTCCAACTTCCGGATTTAAGTTAGTGCAGGGAACTACCTACGACTCTCGGTTTAGGCTTCCTAATTCAGTAAAGAAATATCTAAATATCTCTTTACCACGCGAGGTGCAGCGCCGCCGCCGTAATATTTGGCTGCGCTGGAAATATTCGGTAACATCAAATGCGCTGTTTTCAAAAAATCATGACGGAATTGCTATTGATAACGTTAGAATAGACTGGATACCAGCCACTCCGCTGATTGACCTAGGCAATGATACAACCATTTGCCCGGGGGGCTTCACCTACTTAGATGCCTCTGTGATACCGGGCGACCCTGACCCCATCTTCCCGGACCTTATTTGCGGACAACTACCTGAAATACATGAAGTTTCCTACTTATGGTCAACAGGAGATACGATACCCAAAATTACCGTTAACGTACCTGGCACATATTGGGTTGCAGCTACTAACGTGAATGGTACTACTTATGATACAATTCAGGTTATAGAGAAGCCGTTTATCGTTTCTCTCGGAAATGATACCACTGTTTGTGGCGGGATGATGTTAGATGCAGGTTCTCCCGGATCTGTCTATATCTGGAATACAAGTGAAGCTACCCAACGAGTGTGGGTTGATAAAACACATTGGTATCATGTGCGAGTGATTACCCCGGGCGGCTGTATCAACGAAGATTCCGTATTTGTAACCGTGATGCCTCCTATAGAATTTGACTTAGGCTCCAATCATCAAGTCTGTCAAGGTGAACCGGTTCTGCTGGAAGCCCCATTCGATTCTGCGTATCATTATTTATGGAGCACCGGAGATACTACCAACACAATAGAGGTAACAGCACAAGGGCAATATTGGGTAGAAATTATAACCAATACCTGTACGATAAGAGACTCAGTAAGTATTTCCTATGTTTCTTTGGAAATGAATTTAGGGGAAGATAGAGAATTATGTGTTAATGAGCCGTTGTTTGTGGGAGGAACATTCAGTCGTTATTTATGGTCAGACGGTTCATCTTTACCTTGGCTATATCCAAGTCAATCAGGGACTTACATCCTTACCGTAACCAATGAATCTGGCTGTCAAATATCCGATACAATAGCAGTAACGATACACCACAACTCTCCAGTTGGCTTAATAGCTCCGGATACCGTTGTGGTTGGCCAAGAAGTGATTTTTCGAGTAAATACAGCGTCTCGGGTAGAAAGTTGGTACTGGAATTTTGGGAACGGAACATTTACTGTTCTTCCCGATAGTGCTTCCACTACTTACAACCAGCCCGGAGATTATTTACTTCAACTAATCTTGGATGACGGCGTTTGTAATGATACTATTACCAAAACTATCCATGTACAATCATCCGTGTTTAGATCCGGAGATGTTTCTTATCAATTTAAAATATATCCTAATCCTGTAACGGAAATATTAAATATCCAAATTTTCCCTTTACCGGAGAAAGCAATAGTTAAAATTTTAGACATAAATGGAAAAGTGTGGGTAACATCAAATCTTGTAAATTCCGGAAATATTGATGTAAGCAATTTACCATCAGGAATTTATGTGATAGAAACTGTATCTGAAAATCATACTATTTTGGTTAGTAGATTTGTAAAATTATAGTAAATTTTTTGCTAAGGTTATCGCTCAGGCACATAAAAAATGTGCCTGAACGATTTATAAATTAAACATAAATTCTAAAATATTCCTCAAAAAGTAGCAGCTAATATTTCTATTCATCACCTTTTTTTGACTAATTATGATACTAAAATGAAACATTTAGTCTTTAATTTCTGCGAAAACGAAAACACATAACTACAAAGTATGTATTTTCGCAACTTTAAGAAGTTTTGATGATGACAGCTAACTGGGAGTATTTATGGTTAAAGCACAAGATGCGTTCAAGTATTTTTCGGCGGATAGTATTGTTATTAGCCTTTGTGTTAATGGCAGCATTAAACCAAAAAATAATAGCCTCACACGCAGTAGGTGGAGATATAACTTATGAATGCTTAGGTGGAAATCAATATCGTATTCGGGTTACTTTTTATAGGGATTGCCAAGGTGTTTCGGCACCACCCAATGTAAGTGTTGTTATTAAATCTGCAAGTCTGGGCGTAAACCGCAGCATTATTTGTAATCCGATTCCCGGAACGGGAATAGAAATTGCCCCAACGTGTACCAGCGCCGTTTCTACTTGCAATGGTGGCACTGTTCCAGGTGTGCAAGAGTACATTTACGAAGGAGTAGTTACCTTAAATGGTCAAGCTATAGATTGGATATTTGGCTATACTTTGTGTTGTAGAAATAACTCCATTAATACCATTAATAATCCCGGAGGTACTGACTTTTATATAGAATCAACGTTAGACAATACCACAGCAGGTGGTGCTTGTAACTCTTCTCCGGTTTTTTTAAATAGACCTGTTCCTTATATTTGCCGAGGCCAAGTTTATAATTACAATAACGGTGCGTTTGATGCAGACGGAGATTCTTTAACCTATGAATTAGTTGATCCGAAAGACAGCCCAAGTAGTGTTGTTTCTTTTAGGTCGGGTTATTCTCCTACTCATCCATTAGATGGTACAACTACATTTAGCACGTCCACAGGGGATTTAGCTATTAGTGCTACGAACGTTCAAATTGGAGTTTTAGCCATTAAAGTTAAAGAGTACCGTAATGGGGTATTAATTGGTACTATAATCAGAGATGTACAGGTTATTGTTTTGAATTGTAATAACATCAACCCGATTACTACGGGCATTAACGGAACTACTTATAATGCAACTAATGCGCAAATAACTGTATGTCCCGGCCAAACAGTGAACTTTACTATTGGGTCTTCAGATGCAGGTGGAGGAGACCAAGTAGCCATGACTTGGGATAACGGCATACAAGGTGCTACATTTACCGTTGGAGCAGGGTCATACCCAACCGGTACATTTACTTGGGCACCTGGTATAGCTGATACAAGTTCTCAAGCATACCAGTTCACAGTTACGGTAAGAGATAACGCCTGTACAATAAATGGTTCAGGTACTTTTGCTTATCGGGTTTATGTAATCAGCAACATTAAGGCAACGGTAAATGCTACTACAGTTTGCCAAGGGTCGCCTACTAATTTTTCTGTAACTAATGTAACCGGAAACACAGGACCAGTTACCTATTCTTGGGCTGGCTCCGGAGGCTTTACGGCAGGAAATACGCCCAATCCCTCTTTTACCTATTCTACAGCCGGAACGTATTCTTACACCGTAACCTTAACAGATGCGGGCGGCTGTAAATTGTTTAAGACAGGTACTGTAACGGTAAATCCAAGCCCAATAATATCTATTGTACCTCAGAATCCGGTATTGTGTAACGGATCATCAGTAACCTTAACGGCAACCGGCAATGCCGCTACCTACACTTGGTTTAATGGAGTTACAAATTTGGGTACAGGACCAAGTGTAACCGTTGGCCCATTTTCTTCTACTCAAACGATAACTTTGCGAGGAGTATCTGCCAATGGCTGCTCAACTACCACTACAACTCAGGTAATTGTTACGCCGCCGCCGCCGGCTGCGGCTTGTAACACAATATATGTAACTCCAACCGGAGGAGCTAACGCCTCCGGAACTCGAGCTGACCCAGCCTCCTTAGCACGTGGCTTGATACTCTCAGCTTGCAATGCAAGTATAATTAAGATAGCCGCCGGAACTTACAATATTTCAAACCCAATTACCACTATTACAGATTATGTAACCTTAGATGGTGGATATAATAGCACCAACTGGACAAAATCTAATGCAGTTCCTACTATAATTTATAGAGATGCTAATAATATAGAATTAAATCCCAATAGGCTTGTAGCATTTAGTTTGAACTCGGTAAATGGCTTTCGTTTTCAAGACTTAACGATACAAGTAGCGGATGCACCGGCTACTACAGTTGGGCAACAAGCGACCAGCGTTTATGCGATAGCATTGAATGGTTGTTCAGGCTACAATATTGTGCGCTGCCGAATAATTGTTGGAAATGCAGGAAATGGTTTGAACGGAGCAGTAGGAACTACTGGTGTATTGGGCGGGGGATTTGCTGGTGGTGCTGGTGGTGCTGGTGGTGCTGTTGGTGGTGGTGGCCTTTGTACAGGAAGTGGGAGTAATGGTTCTACGGGTTCCACTGGAACTGGTTCAAGTGGCGGTTCCGGTGGAACAGGCGGGCAGAAGGGTGTGTTTTTGGGACAAACTTCTCAAAATGGAAATAATGGTAACCCCGGTGGTGTGGGTACGGTCGGTTCGATTGGTGCAAACGCTTCGGCAGGAACATTCGCAGGAGGTTTTTTTGTGCCCGGTACAGGGGCAACAAATGGTTCTGTGGGGGGTAACGGTAGCGGCGGCGGCGGCGGCGGCGGCGGCGGCGGCGAATGTTGCTGTCAAGATCCTGGTGGTAACGGTGGTACCGGTGGTGCTGGCGGTGCCGGCGGCCAAGGCGGAACTCCCGGTACAAGCGGCGCTAGCTCTTTTGGTATAGTAGCTTTTGCTAATGGTACAGGTGCTACCATTAAGGACTGCAGCATCTCAGCAGGCAACGCAGGCACAGCGGGGATAGGCGGCTCAGGCGGCTCAGGCGGCTCAGGTAGCACAGGTAACTCTGGCTCAACTCCCTCTGGCGGCCGCTCTGGCGGAAATGGAGGAAACGGCGGACAAGGTGGTGCTGGCGGAAAAGGAGGAGACGGATCAACTGGAATTGCTACTAAATTATATGTAACAGGAACTAACCCAGCAGTAGCCTCGGGAGGAATGGCGCAGGTTATTACCTCAGGCTCAAACACTCCGGCTGACTTTAACCTTATTGCCCAGCCCGTAATAACCTGCGGAGATACTTCTTGCACAAACCGAAATGTAGTATTTAATGCTGGTTCTTCGGCTGCATGGAACCTTGGAACAATTGGTGATGCAACTAATCCAACCCCAACCGGCGCAAATGTGATTTCGCAATACACAAACACAGGTAGAAAAACAGTATCTTACTCCGGTAATGTTTATACTGATTTCTGGCCGATTTTAAGTACACCTTCAGCATCTACTCCAACCATCATTATATCCGATGACTCTGTATGTAAAAATACCCCAATAGTGATGTCAAGTTCTGTTTTAACCGGCGTTGTAACTTATTCATGGACAATACGCCGCGGAGCTACTACGGTATTTACAGATTCCAGCGCAACGAGTGATACAATAACCTATACCCCAACGGTTAATGGGAACTATACAGTTTCTTTAAAGCTATTAACAGATTGCTGCGGCTTAACGGGACCTATTACTCGTACATTTTTTGTAGATGTTGATCCAATCGTAAATATTACCGGTGATACGCTGCTATGTGCCGGAGAATCAACGACTTTATATGCAAGTGGTTCAGGTGGAGTAGGAGGGATTAAACGCTTTATTTGGTCTCCCGGAAATGTAATTGCAGATTCTATAAAGATTACCCCAACTGCTGATACAACAATTACGGTAGTTTCAGTGAATGCAACCGGCTGTACAAGTGCCGTAAAAACGCAGATTGTAAAAGTATATCCGAACCCTACGGTAACAGTCAACCCAACCAATTCACTGATTTGTGATGGCGATACAGTTACTTTAACTGCCACTGGAGGTGCAAGTTATGAATGGACGGTTTTAGGGAATCCTACTATTATCGGTACCAATAATACGTTAATAGTCCCTTCTACGACTGCGAATTTGTTTCAGGTTGTAGCTATGTCAAGCCATGGGTGTAAGAGCCCGCCTAAGACGGCAATAGTTGTGGTAGAGCCGGCAGCAGAACCCACTCTCTCTACAAATGATTCTACCTTATGCCCGGGACAATCAACTACTTTAACGTTTAGCGGAGCTGCTCCCGGAAAAATCTACGAACTCTTCGTCTCCGGATCAAGCACACCGGTTTACAGTGGACTTTCAACAACTTATGTTGTAAGCCCCGCAGTTACAACAACTTATATATTGTTTACTACAAATGCTAATAACTGCCGGAGCCCAAGGCCGGATAGTATGACAATTATTGTAAATCAAAAGCCTATCCTAAATATTCCTGATCAAACAATATGTTCAGGCAATACGATAACGGTTACAGCACCGGCTGGCCTTGATATTTACGCGTGGAGACGACTCCCAGCAGGCGCACCGGTAAATGGGCAAACAATAACAATTTCTATTGCCGGAACTTACGAACTAATGGTTGTAGATAGTTTTTACAACAATACTGATGCTTGTGTGTATCGTGATACTTTCGTAGTAACAATAAATCCAAAGCCGGATATTGTCGGGAATACAATTGTTTGCGGATTCACATCCAATACGTATTCATTAACGACTGCAATTCCGGGTACATTTTCAATCAAGAGTTCTATTGGTTCTACTATTAATACTGCCGGCCTTGCTCTAATGGGTAATGGATCGAGTGCTGCAACCGATTCTATCTTTTATGTAACCTCAAATGGCTGTAGAGATACATTTTTGGTTACCGTTAATCCGAAGCCAGATATTACTGGCGCTACCAATGTTTGTAGTTTTAC includes the following:
- a CDS encoding NADH-quinone oxidoreductase subunit J, which gives rise to MEVLFWVLSLFGLAGGFGLILSRNPMYSVLFLVLNMFCIAGLYLLLEAEFLAIIQLIVYAGAIMVLFLFVVMLLNLGKEDPTESKFDITKGLAFILGIAFLGEMLYILTGVSKSIKTDITPFEFGKVELIGRSLMSSYLFPFEMISVILLAALMGAIVIARKHN
- the nuoK gene encoding NADH-quinone oxidoreductase subunit NuoK; translation: MDLATYSYYFLAVSAAMFCIGVVGVLTKRNAIIVFMCVELMLNAVNLSMVTFSRIHNNAAGTMFVFFVMCVAAAEAVVGLAIIIALFRNKQDIDINNVNLFKW
- the nuoL gene encoding NADH-quinone oxidoreductase subunit L produces the protein MEALLPLIILLPFLGASVIGILGFISPNFRKQEKLIGGIATAMVAIPFLILVSTFLGFTGEPINFSLFSWMKTKNLDISFSYNLDQLSLLMGMIVTGVGSLIHLYSIGYMHHDRGFYKFFLYLNLFIFAMLNLVLGDNFVVLFLGWEGVGACSYFLIGFWYEDMNKAAAAQKAFVANRIGDFALLVAMFITFQVAGSLNFTALNTATLSHDVAFWIALCTFIAATGKSAQIPLYVWLPDAMAGPTPVSALIHAATMVTSGIYLIARISPVFLQAPEVMVLVAVVGGLTAILAAMIAIAQNDIKKVLAYSTVSQLGFMFMALGAGAFTTAIFHVMTHAFFKACLFLGSGSVIHAMEHAHAAKDPQDIRTMGHLGHYMPSTSKTFWISTIAIAGIPGLSGFFSKDEILGKVFAAGHESTMYYFVWLIGALTALLTAFYMTRVTYLTFNGKARYEQKDAHPHESSPLMTIPLWILAGLAIVGGYLGLPEIIGHGHYNWITHHWLSGEEAKLIINRTLHASLGVEIFLITASILIAFFGMFLAYRLYSKYDISGEEKVKSFFGKLYKVMENKFYVDEIYNYLIIRPFVYISDKGAFAFDQKVVDGLVNGTAFVTTIAGNIFRRLQTGIVQNYALMMFIGLLLMLVFLMT
- a CDS encoding T9SS type A sorting domain-containing protein, whose amino-acid sequence is MRNRAKQFVIVGLCFWSSVLWVWGQSLPIPMPIQLPTNSPYIQDFNNTPGDSGILYPSGWIAFNGRIPNPVLLPGTWLTMLSGTYNYGGKIGMLGDSISNNPGYFVLALCNTAECAEMAISYDVVKQWEALFANSRLVLEYSIDGPTSGFKLVQGTTYDSRFRLPNSVKKYLNISLPREVQRRRRNIWLRWKYSVTSNALFSKNHDGIAIDNVRIDWIPATPLIDLGNDTTICPGGFTYLDASVIPGDPDPIFPDLICGQLPEIHEVSYLWSTGDTIPKITVNVPGTYWVAATNVNGTTYDTIQVIEKPFIVSLGNDTTVCGGMMLDAGSPGSVYIWNTSEATQRVWVDKTHWYHVRVITPGGCINEDSVFVTVMPPIEFDLGSNHQVCQGEPVLLEAPFDSAYHYLWSTGDTTNTIEVTAQGQYWVEIITNTCTIRDSVSISYVSLEMNLGEDRELCVNEPLFVGGTFSRYLWSDGSSLPWLYPSQSGTYILTVTNESGCQISDTIAVTIHHNSPVGLIAPDTVVVGQEVIFRVNTASRVESWYWNFGNGTFTVLPDSASTTYNQPGDYLLQLILDDGVCNDTITKTIHVQSSVFRSGDVSYQFKIYPNPVTEILNIQIFPLPEKAIVKILDINGKVWVTSNLVNSGNIDVSNLPSGIYVIETVSENHTILVSRFVKL
- a CDS encoding gliding motility-associated C-terminal domain-containing protein is translated as MRSSIFRRIVLLLAFVLMAALNQKIIASHAVGGDITYECLGGNQYRIRVTFYRDCQGVSAPPNVSVVIKSASLGVNRSIICNPIPGTGIEIAPTCTSAVSTCNGGTVPGVQEYIYEGVVTLNGQAIDWIFGYTLCCRNNSINTINNPGGTDFYIESTLDNTTAGGACNSSPVFLNRPVPYICRGQVYNYNNGAFDADGDSLTYELVDPKDSPSSVVSFRSGYSPTHPLDGTTTFSTSTGDLAISATNVQIGVLAIKVKEYRNGVLIGTIIRDVQVIVLNCNNINPITTGINGTTYNATNAQITVCPGQTVNFTIGSSDAGGGDQVAMTWDNGIQGATFTVGAGSYPTGTFTWAPGIADTSSQAYQFTVTVRDNACTINGSGTFAYRVYVISNIKATVNATTVCQGSPTNFSVTNVTGNTGPVTYSWAGSGGFTAGNTPNPSFTYSTAGTYSYTVTLTDAGGCKLFKTGTVTVNPSPIISIVPQNPVLCNGSSVTLTATGNAATYTWFNGVTNLGTGPSVTVGPFSSTQTITLRGVSANGCSTTTTTQVIVTPPPPAAACNTIYVTPTGGANASGTRADPASLARGLILSACNASIIKIAAGTYNISNPITTITDYVTLDGGYNSTNWTKSNAVPTIIYRDANNIELNPNRLVAFSLNSVNGFRFQDLTIQVADAPATTVGQQATSVYAIALNGCSGYNIVRCRIIVGNAGNGLNGAVGTTGVLGGGFAGGAGGAGGAVGGGGLCTGSGSNGSTGSTGTGSSGGSGGTGGQKGVFLGQTSQNGNNGNPGGVGTVGSIGANASAGTFAGGFFVPGTGATNGSVGGNGSGGGGGGGGGGECCCQDPGGNGGTGGAGGAGGQGGTPGTSGASSFGIVAFANGTGATIKDCSISAGNAGTAGIGGSGGSGGSGSTGNSGSTPSGGRSGGNGGNGGQGGAGGKGGDGSTGIATKLYVTGTNPAVASGGMAQVITSGSNTPADFNLIAQPVITCGDTSCTNRNVVFNAGSSAAWNLGTIGDATNPTPTGANVISQYTNTGRKTVSYSGNVYTDFWPILSTPSASTPTIIISDDSVCKNTPIVMSSSVLTGVVTYSWTIRRGATTVFTDSSATSDTITYTPTVNGNYTVSLKLLTDCCGLTGPITRTFFVDVDPIVNITGDTLLCAGESTTLYASGSGGVGGIKRFIWSPGNVIADSIKITPTADTTITVVSVNATGCTSAVKTQIVKVYPNPTVTVNPTNSLICDGDTVTLTATGGASYEWTVLGNPTIIGTNNTLIVPSTTANLFQVVAMSSHGCKSPPKTAIVVVEPAAEPTLSTNDSTLCPGQSTTLTFSGAAPGKIYELFVSGSSTPVYSGLSTTYVVSPAVTTTYILFTTNANNCRSPRPDSMTIIVNQKPILNIPDQTICSGNTITVTAPAGLDIYAWRRLPAGAPVNGQTITISIAGTYELMVVDSFYNNTDACVYRDTFVVTINPKPDIVGNTIVCGFTSNTYSLTTAIPGTFSIKSSIGSTINTAGLALMGNGSSAATDSIFYVTSNGCRDTFLVTVNPKPDITGATNVCSFTQHTYSTSGLVGTYSLSSSIGSSINAATGVADFGTTLSPVIENIVFETSSGCRDTLAVTVNPKPVISGVDSICAYTATTFNTSGLGGTFTIGTTIGSSISGSGNYVSGSLAGVDTIYFVSAAASCLDTHLVRVNPKPDITGATNVCSFTQHTYSTSGLAGTFSLSSSIGSSINASTGVVDFGTTSSPVIESVIFETPSGCRDTLAVTVNPKPVISGVDSICAYSAATFATNGLGGTFTIGTTIGSSISGSGNYVSGSLAGVDTIYFVSAAASCLDTHFVQVNTKPVLTGPASLCMFTQGTIQSGGLAGTFSISSTVGSTIDPVTGVISAGTTTFLAIDEVYFVTPSGCRDTISINIQPKPVISGQSAYCIGFSGQYNSSVPSNWVLVSSVGSTLNGSVSGVLTVNYSTGTTFGTDSLFATSPSGCKDTFLITVNPLPAIIGPVTVCGGTSASYTSTGANLRWSINSSIGSTIDSLTGIVYFGNPATPATDIITVNSGCLDTMHILVTPSPSVAFTIPDTVLCANESITLTLTTTQTTGYDWYRDGTKLNHFLPSLLVAVGDSGTYAVIVSNGNCYDTASVHIGRQPLPIFDVLDASICSGNPAILRGPLGSNYTYNWINLATGLSVGTNDTLIVTTGGTYSLTVIETINNKSCSYTDTAAVQEFSLPTVDIVPTDTVLCSGEIYVITPVTNGTTFRWFQDGVFTGTITAVLPVSDTTNSTHVYTVEVTSNGCVSMDSIRVRVKSLPIFTVLDTTLCAGGTGTLVGPIYSGIGGYIWRDAVSQTVVATSQTYSSNVSTQVTLTIEDTTFGKSCYYTDTASITIVPLPDITATNGAACLDQGQVLTASSTVTGGVFLWYSDSNSTTVLNTGEQLVISNTQQTETYWVEYTANGCTSIRVPVRAVLLSTPVLDVSSIPANPVILRISNSAVQFQHNQGVDTSAVYYWDFGDGQTSNEASPTHIYPLGGPYTVTVIALNPLTGCSDTTQLATYTVLEDEIITIPNVFTPNGDATNDFFVPNIKGYSKYELWVHDRWGALMFFNDANSTKYWNGKNLQNSDCTEGVYFFTIKIYPIDNNLETIQRSGSVTLLR